From a single Lolium rigidum isolate FL_2022 chromosome 7, APGP_CSIRO_Lrig_0.1, whole genome shotgun sequence genomic region:
- the LOC124675703 gene encoding probable protein arginine N-methyltransferase 6.1, whose amino-acid sequence MLPSHLNGHSPLARRPRISAATGDTPAPSAAAAAAAGDAALDAHDRVYFQSYSHIGIHEAMIKDRVRTDAYRAAIMHHQKFIEGKVVMDVGCGTGILSVFCARAGAKRVYAVDASEIATQASEIVKANNLADKIVVIHGRVEDVEVEEKVDVIISEWMGYMLLYESMLPSVLFARDKWLKPGGLILPSHATLFMAPITNSDRYEGSVDFWCDVYGINMSALVPLAKKFASEEPSIELIGGENVISWPFVVKHIDCYTFTVEEFKSVATTYNVSSMMLAPIHGFGLWFEVEFNGPAESSQNLSSESNPADIICKKRSRGSDNTVVLSTAPEDEPTHWHQTIFYFSDPIEVTQDQIIEGSVMISPSEENPRCLNIHLECSTGGQTLVRDFAMR is encoded by the exons ATGCTGCCCTCCCACCTCAACGGCCACTCCCCACTCGCCCGCCGCCCGCGCATCTCCGCCGCCACCGGGGATACCCCGGCCccgtccgcggcggcggcggcggcggcgggggatgcGGCGCTGGACGCGCACGACCGCGTCTACTTCCAGTCCTACTCCCACATCGGCATCCACGAGGCCATGATCAAG GACCGGGTCAGGACCGACGCTTACCGCGCAGCCATTATGCACCACCAGAAATTTATAGAGGGCAAG GTTGTGATGGATGTGGGGTGCGGAACTGGAATACTCTCTGTGTTCTGCGCTCGTGCCGGCGCCAAACGA GTGTATGCCGTGGATGCTAGTGAAATCGCTACCCAG GCTAGTGAAATTGTAAAAGCGAACAATCTAGCTGATAAGATCGTGGTCATACATGGACGTGTTGAG GATGTTGAAGTCGAGGAGAAGGTTGATGTAATAATATCAGAATGGATGGGTTATATGCTTCTCTATGAG AGTATGCTGCCCAGCGTCCTGTTTGCAAGGGATAAATGGCTCAAGCCTGGGGGTCTCATCCTTCCTTCGCATGCTACG CTTTTCATGGCACCCATAACAAATTCTGATAGATATGAAGGCAGTGTTGATTTCTGGTGTGATGTTTATGGCATAAACA TGTCTGCTCTTGTGCCACTTGCCAAAAAGTTTGCATCTGAGGAACCCTCCATTGAACTAATCGGTGGAGAGAATGTTATAAGTTGGCCTTTTGTG GTCAAGCACATTGACTGCTACACTTTCACGGTTGAGGAGTTCAAATCTGTTGCCACAACATACAATGTATCGTCAATGATGTTAG CTCCAATTCATGGCTTTGGTCTCTGGTTTGAGGTGGAGTTCAATGGGCCTGCAGAGTCTTCGCAAAATTTGTCCTCAGAGTCAAATCCAGCTGATATTATTTGTAAGAAAAGGAGTCGAGGATCAGATAACACAGTTGTGCTGTCTACAGCCCCCGAAGATGAGCCAACACATTGGCACCAG ACCATATTCTACTTTTCTGATCCTATAGAGGTAACACAAGATCAAATTATAGAAGGTTCTGTTATGATCTCCCCAAGCGAGGAGAATCCTCGTTGTCTGAATATTCACTTGGAGTGCTC